In Phycisphaerales bacterium, the following proteins share a genomic window:
- the ligA gene encoding NAD-dependent DNA ligase LigA, whose protein sequence is MTASAAKRIEQLRQLIRKADRAYYVDAAPIMADSEYDRLLRELQRLEEEHPELADPNSPTQRVAGEPIKGFKTVRHTVPMQSIDNTYSIDDLRAWHARVLKGLGLDGQETDSLYAKSPDVEYVCDPKIDGVAISLRYEQGRLVSAVTRGDGEKGDDVTAQVRAIRAIPLELASHGKEQPPDVLEVRGEIFMPNAEFERLNREKEKAGEALFANARNSTAGTLKNLDPKVTAARRLNFVAHGRGEIDGLDEVETYIGFLDRVKSMGVPVSPHVKLCHGIAQVEKTIEKFKGARTELGYGVDGMVVRVNRFEQQETLGSTSRAPRWCIAFKYPAEQGVTVLEKVDWMVGKGGTLTPRATMKPIFIAGTTVMHATLHNIEEIRRKDIRVGDTVIIEKAGEIIPQVVGVVREKRPKNSKPLEPPKHCPACRGTVEQEGPKVFCVNPECPEQFREKLKWFVGRDQMDIDGLGEKLVDQLVDAGLVHHFADLFTLPEKRDQLLALERLGEKSADNLIAGLEEAKSRGLARVLAGLGIRHIGVSTAKTLAKNFPDADALLEASREDLLALPDFGEVTATTLHDYLQSRQGRDAFARLKKAGVDLTSSTYRKREAPPDSPFAGKTVVITGTLEAFTRPELTERLETLGAKVSGSVTKKTDLVIAGESAGSKLDKARELGIEVWDEKRLTAALK, encoded by the coding sequence ATGACCGCCAGCGCCGCCAAACGAATCGAGCAACTGCGCCAACTCATCCGCAAGGCGGACCGCGCCTACTACGTTGATGCAGCGCCGATCATGGCCGACTCCGAGTACGATCGCCTGCTGCGCGAACTGCAGCGGCTTGAGGAGGAGCATCCCGAACTGGCCGACCCCAACAGCCCGACCCAGCGCGTCGCGGGCGAGCCGATCAAGGGCTTCAAGACCGTCCGCCACACCGTGCCGATGCAGTCGATCGACAACACCTACTCGATCGATGACCTGCGCGCCTGGCACGCGAGAGTGCTCAAAGGCCTCGGCCTCGACGGGCAAGAGACGGACTCGCTTTACGCGAAGTCGCCTGACGTGGAGTACGTCTGCGACCCCAAGATTGACGGCGTGGCGATCAGCCTGCGTTACGAGCAGGGACGGCTCGTCTCCGCCGTGACGCGCGGCGACGGCGAGAAGGGCGATGACGTAACGGCCCAGGTCCGGGCCATCCGGGCGATCCCGCTCGAACTTGCCTCGCACGGCAAGGAGCAGCCGCCGGACGTGCTCGAAGTGCGCGGCGAGATTTTCATGCCCAATGCCGAGTTCGAGCGCCTCAACCGCGAGAAGGAGAAGGCCGGCGAGGCGCTCTTTGCCAACGCGCGCAACTCGACCGCGGGAACGCTCAAGAATCTCGATCCGAAAGTCACCGCCGCGCGCCGGCTCAACTTCGTGGCGCACGGGCGCGGCGAGATCGACGGCCTGGACGAAGTGGAAACGTACATAGGCTTTCTAGATCGCGTGAAGTCCATGGGCGTGCCGGTGAGCCCGCACGTGAAACTCTGCCACGGCATCGCGCAGGTCGAGAAGACCATCGAGAAGTTCAAAGGTGCGCGGACTGAACTCGGCTACGGCGTAGATGGCATGGTCGTCCGCGTGAATCGGTTCGAACAGCAGGAGACCCTCGGCTCGACCAGCCGCGCGCCGCGCTGGTGCATTGCATTCAAGTATCCCGCTGAGCAGGGCGTCACGGTGTTGGAGAAAGTTGACTGGATGGTCGGCAAGGGGGGCACGCTCACGCCTCGGGCCACGATGAAGCCCATCTTCATCGCCGGCACCACGGTCATGCACGCGACGCTGCACAACATCGAGGAGATCCGCCGCAAGGACATCCGCGTCGGTGACACCGTCATCATCGAAAAGGCCGGGGAGATTATCCCGCAGGTCGTCGGCGTGGTGCGTGAGAAGAGGCCGAAGAACTCAAAGCCGCTTGAGCCGCCGAAGCACTGCCCGGCGTGCCGGGGCACGGTCGAGCAGGAGGGGCCCAAGGTCTTCTGCGTCAATCCCGAGTGCCCCGAGCAGTTTCGCGAGAAGCTGAAATGGTTCGTCGGGCGCGATCAGATGGATATCGACGGCCTGGGCGAGAAACTCGTCGATCAACTCGTCGACGCCGGGCTTGTGCACCATTTCGCGGACCTGTTCACGCTGCCTGAAAAGCGCGATCAACTGCTCGCGCTGGAGCGCCTCGGCGAGAAGTCGGCGGACAACCTGATCGCCGGTCTCGAAGAAGCCAAGAGCCGCGGCCTGGCGCGCGTGCTCGCGGGGCTGGGCATCCGGCACATCGGCGTGTCCACCGCCAAGACTCTCGCCAAGAACTTCCCCGACGCCGATGCACTGCTCGAGGCGTCGCGCGAGGATCTCCTCGCGCTGCCGGACTTCGGGGAGGTGACGGCGACGACGCTGCACGATTACCTGCAGTCGCGGCAGGGGCGCGATGCGTTCGCGCGACTCAAGAAGGCCGGCGTCGATCTCACGAGTTCGACGTACCGCAAGCGTGAAGCGCCGCCGGACTCGCCATTTGCCGGCAAGACCGTTGTCATCACCGGAACGCTCGAAGCATTCACGCGGCCGGAGTTGACGGAGCGGCTCGAGACGCTGGGAGCCAAGGTCTCAGGCTCGGTGACGAAGAAGACGGATCTGGTCATCGCCGGCGAGAGCGCGGGCTCAAAACTCGATAAAGCGCGCGAGCTGGGCATCGAAGTGTGGGACGAGAAGCGCCTCACCGCCGCGCTGAAATAG
- the priA gene encoding primosomal protein N', translating into MSTLFEDEVDASAGVAQVVPERGMDRYPHGLTYVIPPALAGLRVGQRVVVPLGRGDRPAPGFVVDVQMDADAIGGRRLKTILDLDPFGGALTEPLIELAQWIAGYYCAPLGSVFATMLPAAVKKGVGRSTRVLIDLPAEPPAEEPPRLSASQKRVLQAMAQAPQRPIEIRALAELAELKTTAPIKRLVQAGMLIQQRQTTVRAAWEAIGIRPTDSFTVTDRQSRAIEAISAAVADSFGVHVLHGVTGSGKTEVYLNVIERVLAAGRSAIVLVPEIALTPQTVGRFLARFDRGIAILHSGLTAAQRHEQWAMIARGEARVAVGARSAVFAPFPPGALGVIVVDEEHDSSYKQDQSPRYHARDVAIRRAQIENAGVILGSATPSLETWYNSSHRGAFHWHELPERVPGAKLPRVEIVDIRKQQKQAAQEGDRSVRLIGPRLEMLLRHTLESGGQAMLLLNRRGYANYIACPDQTCGWVMQCEHCDVAMVYHRDRDLPRGGLVRCHHCLAEQLLPERCPTCGKRIVTFGMGTQRIEEEVLRLLPGVIDEHEMQRMDSDSMHSARDYYDVLDRFRVGQIRLLIGTQMIAKGLDFPNVRLVGVVNADTAISLPDFRSAERTFQLVSQVAGRCGRGEHPGIVVVQTFQPNHPAVQCAARHDYLGFVQSEIPQRQYAGLPPVGRMARIVVRDSDHVQATRRAEQLAEALQGFVNAMSGGDGKPAAWIKGPAPCALSRIADHYRVGIEIIAPSAATVQRLLTDLRNAGLAVSDVNTAVDVDPASLL; encoded by the coding sequence GTGAGTACGCTCTTCGAAGATGAGGTCGATGCTTCGGCGGGCGTTGCGCAGGTCGTGCCCGAGCGCGGCATGGATCGCTATCCACACGGTCTGACGTACGTCATCCCGCCGGCGCTGGCTGGTCTGCGCGTGGGTCAGCGCGTCGTGGTGCCGCTGGGGCGAGGCGACCGGCCGGCTCCGGGGTTCGTCGTGGATGTGCAGATGGACGCCGACGCGATCGGCGGCCGCCGCCTCAAGACGATTCTTGATCTCGATCCGTTCGGCGGAGCGCTGACCGAGCCGCTCATTGAACTGGCGCAATGGATCGCGGGCTACTACTGTGCGCCGCTCGGTTCCGTCTTCGCCACCATGCTCCCGGCCGCGGTCAAAAAGGGTGTCGGCCGCTCCACGCGAGTGCTCATCGATCTTCCGGCTGAACCGCCGGCGGAGGAGCCGCCTCGTCTCTCGGCCAGCCAGAAGCGCGTGCTGCAGGCAATGGCGCAAGCGCCGCAGCGGCCGATTGAAATCAGAGCTCTCGCGGAACTCGCTGAACTCAAGACGACAGCTCCGATCAAGCGCCTCGTCCAGGCCGGGATGCTCATCCAGCAGCGTCAGACCACCGTGCGCGCCGCGTGGGAGGCGATCGGCATTCGTCCAACCGATTCGTTCACCGTGACGGATCGGCAAAGTCGCGCCATCGAGGCGATCTCCGCGGCCGTTGCAGACTCCTTTGGCGTGCACGTGCTGCACGGCGTGACGGGAAGCGGCAAGACCGAGGTCTACCTGAACGTCATTGAGCGCGTGCTGGCGGCGGGCCGCTCTGCCATCGTACTGGTGCCCGAAATAGCGCTCACGCCGCAGACCGTCGGCCGGTTTCTGGCGCGATTCGATCGCGGCATCGCGATCCTGCACAGCGGGCTGACGGCAGCACAGCGCCACGAGCAGTGGGCGATGATCGCGCGCGGCGAAGCGCGAGTGGCCGTCGGGGCTCGCTCTGCAGTCTTCGCCCCGTTTCCACCGGGGGCGCTGGGGGTGATCGTCGTCGACGAGGAGCACGACTCGTCCTACAAGCAGGATCAGTCCCCGCGCTACCACGCGCGCGACGTGGCCATCCGCCGGGCCCAGATCGAGAACGCCGGCGTCATCCTCGGCTCGGCCACGCCGTCGCTGGAGACGTGGTACAACTCCTCGCATCGCGGCGCCTTTCACTGGCACGAACTGCCCGAGCGCGTGCCGGGCGCAAAACTGCCGCGCGTCGAGATCGTCGACATCCGCAAGCAGCAGAAGCAGGCGGCGCAGGAGGGCGATCGCAGCGTGCGCCTCATCGGGCCGCGGCTCGAAATGCTGCTGCGACACACGCTCGAAAGCGGGGGCCAGGCGATGCTGCTGCTCAACCGGCGCGGCTACGCCAACTATATCGCCTGCCCCGATCAGACCTGCGGCTGGGTCATGCAGTGCGAGCACTGCGATGTGGCCATGGTCTACCACCGCGACCGCGACCTGCCGCGCGGCGGACTTGTCCGCTGCCACCACTGCCTCGCTGAGCAACTCCTCCCCGAGCGCTGTCCGACCTGCGGCAAGCGCATCGTCACGTTCGGCATGGGCACGCAGCGCATCGAGGAGGAAGTGCTGCGCCTGCTGCCGGGCGTGATCGACGAGCATGAGATGCAGCGCATGGACTCCGATTCGATGCACAGCGCCCGCGACTACTACGACGTGCTCGATCGCTTTCGCGTTGGGCAGATCCGCTTGCTCATCGGCACGCAGATGATCGCCAAGGGACTCGATTTTCCCAATGTGCGGCTCGTGGGCGTGGTAAACGCGGACACCGCGATCAGCCTGCCGGACTTTCGCAGCGCCGAGCGCACGTTCCAACTCGTCTCCCAAGTCGCAGGCCGGTGCGGTCGCGGCGAACATCCGGGGATCGTCGTCGTGCAGACCTTTCAGCCCAACCACCCGGCCGTGCAGTGCGCGGCCAGGCACGATTACCTCGGCTTTGTGCAATCGGAAATCCCGCAGCGGCAGTACGCCGGCCTCCCGCCCGTCGGGCGCATGGCGCGCATCGTGGTGCGCGACTCCGATCACGTGCAGGCGACGCGCCGGGCCGAGCAACTCGCCGAGGCTCTTCAGGGCTTTGTAAACGCGATGAGCGGTGGGGATGGAAAGCCCGCCGCGTGGATCAAGGGACCGGCGCCGTGCGCGCTGTCGCGCATCGCCGATCATTACCGCGTGGGCATCGAAATCATCGCGCCCTCGGCCGCGACGGTGCAACGTCTGCTCACCGACCTGCGCAATGCTGGCCTGGCGGTTTCGGATGTGAACACGGCAGTGGATGTCGATCCCGCCAGTCTGCTGTGA
- a CDS encoding tetratricopeptide repeat protein, translating to MPQDVMDILIGSSGQAVNRDPQASREHFVAGSNAEKAGDRYGAIEQFRRAVQYDPENAEAMFKLAFALDLVGEEDEAMATYERCVELQPAHINALMNLAICYEDRGSYRRAEKCLRQVLETEPNHARALRFMKDVEASFDMEVDEDIERDMTKRNALLDTPVTDFELSVRARNCLKKMNIRSLGDLLRITEAELLGYKNFGETSLQEIKDMLAAKGLRLGQGLDEQHNVLRNAVYEQLRGTPQEHLLNKPVSDLELSVRARKALQLLDVQSIGDLCARTEAELLGVKNFGTTSLVEVRDKLSELGLGLREIGNE from the coding sequence ATGCCCCAGGATGTGATGGATATTCTGATCGGCTCGTCCGGACAGGCGGTCAACCGCGACCCGCAGGCCAGTCGCGAGCATTTCGTGGCCGGCAGCAACGCCGAGAAGGCGGGCGACCGCTACGGCGCGATTGAGCAGTTCCGCCGAGCCGTGCAGTACGATCCCGAGAACGCCGAGGCGATGTTCAAACTGGCATTCGCGCTCGATCTCGTCGGCGAGGAAGACGAGGCGATGGCGACCTACGAGCGCTGCGTCGAACTTCAGCCGGCCCACATCAACGCGCTCATGAACCTGGCGATCTGCTACGAAGATCGCGGCAGTTACCGCCGGGCGGAGAAGTGCCTGCGCCAGGTGCTTGAGACCGAGCCCAACCACGCCCGGGCTCTGCGCTTCATGAAAGATGTCGAAGCGTCCTTTGACATGGAAGTGGATGAGGACATCGAGCGCGACATGACCAAGCGCAACGCGCTGCTCGATACGCCGGTCACGGATTTCGAACTCTCGGTGCGAGCCCGCAACTGCCTCAAGAAGATGAACATCCGCTCGCTGGGCGATCTGCTTCGCATCACCGAAGCCGAACTGCTCGGCTACAAAAACTTCGGCGAGACGAGCCTGCAGGAGATCAAGGACATGCTCGCGGCCAAGGGCCTGCGCCTGGGCCAGGGCCTGGACGAGCAGCACAACGTCCTGCGCAATGCCGTGTACGAACAGCTGCGCGGCACGCCGCAGGAGCACCTGCTCAACAAGCCCGTCTCCGATCTCGAACTGTCCGTCCGCGCCCGCAAGGCGCTGCAACTGCTCGACGTGCAGAGCATCGGCGACCTGTGCGCCCGCACCGAGGCGGAACTGCTGGGCGTCAAGAACTTTGGCACGACGAGCCTGGTCGAGGTGCGCGACAAACTCTCGGAACTCGGCCTGGGACTTCGCGAAATCGGCAACGAGTGA
- a CDS encoding tetratricopeptide repeat protein, which translates to MPATPSPTRLVVLLFSDIVGSVQLKSRLGDAEAARIIGRHDAIFRRVFEHAGDGEILKDTGDGFLARFNTVSSAVNFSLLFQDAMRREGWPGSPLRVRVGLHLGEVSELDPDPEGGAKLSGLAIDLTARVMGLAEGGQILLTRALFDSARQYVRQHPPIENGPALTIRWMAHGPYKFKGTDEPLEVFEVGAEGQSPLHAPRDSEKAHRALAPGEDETLGWRPASGLEVPTRGGWKLERRIGEGGFGEVWLGVHEKTRVHRAFKFCFDQDRLRSLKRELTLFRVLREVLGDRDDIARLYEVQLDEAPYFLEVEFTEAGDLNNWAKAQGGIDKVPIETRLDLVARTARAVAAAHSVGVLHKDIKPSNILIHQIKGGQPRPRLSDFGIGMLADRTELEARQITISGFTGLLTENESSRTGTRLYAPPEMLVGKAFTVQGDIYALGVLLYQMVVGDLERPLAVGWERDVDDPLLREDIARCVEGDPDRRFRTAAELAERLETLPQRRRERAQELQRLEQAARRQRLVRLSVAALVVLAVLLAILGVGFLRERDLRRTAQNEAAKSQRVVAYLQDMFKSARINELGRNARIVQVLDPAVAALDAELGRDADVAATMQFALGSLYRYTGLHDEAEKLLTRAFEESSRINGPDARLTLQAMNGLGLIRLDQHDLDGADAPLTQSFERHKREYGATDQYTLEFANALAQLRTLQRRFDEAFALFKETIAAHEEIEGGFGSETVIVTANYAAALAASGAVAQAEAELRQAYERAAAQWGGKSIITLSAANNLGAWLVAQRQPEQAAALLGPLLETVREVLGPYQADTVMFSATLARAMVDLREFEQAEALLGRVLDDAQNHLGGDYPAVQDARFTYADLLNQSGRPEEAEEEFKRLLADRIAVYGADDARTLRVKGELAFILDDAGKDEEALAMYSDVAAATKASLGEDDPETIFAGNNLAAFFRSRQRYAEAEPIYAQVVLAADRVLPEDLWRRWFIHGRYGMCLLSMGQTQRAEAELLLASTGLENTIGVDKAPTQEAIARLVDCYEALNRPEDAARFRSKLQSRP; encoded by the coding sequence ATGCCCGCCACGCCCTCGCCAACTCGACTGGTCGTCCTGCTCTTTTCCGACATCGTCGGATCGGTGCAGCTCAAGAGCCGGCTTGGCGATGCAGAGGCGGCCCGCATCATCGGTCGGCACGATGCGATCTTCAGGCGGGTGTTCGAGCATGCCGGGGACGGCGAGATCCTCAAGGACACGGGCGACGGCTTTCTCGCCCGGTTCAATACCGTCAGCAGCGCCGTCAACTTTTCCCTGCTCTTTCAGGATGCCATGCGGCGCGAAGGCTGGCCCGGTTCGCCGCTGCGGGTTCGCGTTGGCCTGCACCTTGGCGAAGTCTCCGAACTCGATCCCGATCCCGAAGGCGGCGCGAAACTCTCGGGCCTGGCCATCGACCTCACCGCGCGTGTCATGGGCCTGGCCGAAGGCGGCCAGATCCTCCTCACGCGGGCGCTCTTCGACAGCGCCCGGCAGTACGTGCGCCAGCACCCGCCCATCGAGAACGGGCCGGCGCTGACCATCCGCTGGATGGCGCATGGGCCGTACAAGTTCAAGGGCACGGATGAACCGCTGGAGGTCTTCGAAGTCGGCGCGGAGGGGCAGTCGCCGTTGCACGCGCCGCGCGATTCGGAGAAAGCGCACCGCGCGCTCGCGCCCGGCGAGGATGAGACGCTCGGCTGGCGTCCGGCCAGCGGCCTTGAGGTGCCGACGCGCGGCGGGTGGAAACTCGAGCGGCGCATCGGCGAGGGAGGCTTTGGCGAAGTCTGGCTCGGCGTACACGAGAAGACCCGCGTGCACCGCGCTTTTAAGTTCTGCTTCGATCAGGATCGGCTGCGCTCGCTCAAGCGCGAACTCACGCTCTTTCGCGTGCTGCGCGAAGTGCTCGGTGACCGGGACGACATCGCGCGCCTGTACGAGGTGCAGCTCGACGAAGCGCCGTACTTCCTCGAAGTGGAATTCACCGAGGCGGGCGATCTGAACAACTGGGCCAAGGCGCAGGGCGGCATCGACAAAGTACCCATCGAGACGCGCCTGGACCTCGTGGCGCGAACGGCCCGCGCCGTGGCGGCGGCGCACTCCGTCGGCGTGCTGCACAAGGACATCAAGCCGTCGAACATTCTGATTCACCAGATCAAGGGGGGGCAGCCCCGGCCGCGCCTGTCCGACTTCGGCATCGGCATGCTCGCCGACCGCACCGAACTCGAGGCGCGCCAGATCACGATTTCGGGCTTCACCGGCCTGCTGACCGAAAACGAATCCAGCCGCACCGGCACGCGCCTCTACGCTCCGCCCGAGATGCTCGTGGGCAAGGCTTTTACCGTGCAGGGCGACATCTACGCCCTGGGTGTGCTGCTCTATCAGATGGTCGTCGGCGATCTTGAGCGACCGCTCGCGGTGGGGTGGGAGCGCGATGTTGATGATCCGCTGCTGCGCGAAGACATCGCCAGGTGCGTCGAAGGCGACCCGGACCGGCGATTCCGGACGGCTGCAGAACTCGCCGAGCGGCTCGAAACGTTGCCCCAGCGGCGGCGCGAGCGGGCGCAGGAGTTGCAGCGTCTCGAGCAGGCGGCCCGCCGCCAGAGGCTTGTGCGGCTGTCCGTCGCGGCGCTCGTTGTTCTGGCGGTGCTGCTGGCGATACTGGGCGTGGGCTTCCTGCGCGAGCGCGATCTTCGGCGCACGGCGCAGAACGAGGCCGCCAAGAGCCAGCGCGTAGTCGCCTACTTGCAGGACATGTTTAAGAGCGCGCGCATCAACGAACTCGGGCGCAACGCGCGCATCGTGCAGGTGCTCGATCCCGCCGTCGCCGCGCTCGACGCGGAACTGGGCCGCGACGCGGACGTGGCGGCGACGATGCAGTTCGCCCTCGGAAGCCTGTACCGCTACACCGGGCTTCACGACGAAGCCGAGAAATTGCTGACGCGCGCCTTTGAAGAGTCCAGCCGGATCAACGGCCCCGATGCGCGACTGACGCTTCAGGCCATGAACGGACTGGGCCTCATCCGCCTCGATCAGCATGACCTCGACGGAGCAGACGCGCCGCTTACGCAATCCTTCGAGCGCCACAAACGCGAGTACGGCGCCACGGATCAGTACACGCTCGAGTTCGCCAACGCCCTCGCGCAGCTGCGCACCCTGCAGCGGCGCTTTGACGAGGCGTTCGCACTCTTCAAGGAGACCATTGCCGCGCACGAGGAAATCGAGGGCGGATTCGGCTCGGAGACGGTGATTGTCACCGCCAACTACGCCGCGGCGCTCGCGGCGTCAGGCGCGGTGGCGCAAGCCGAAGCGGAGTTGCGGCAGGCCTACGAACGCGCCGCGGCGCAGTGGGGTGGGAAGTCGATCATCACCTTGTCGGCCGCAAACAACCTCGGCGCCTGGCTCGTCGCTCAGCGCCAGCCCGAGCAGGCAGCGGCGCTGCTCGGCCCGCTGCTCGAGACGGTGCGCGAGGTGCTTGGCCCGTACCAGGCGGACACGGTGATGTTCTCGGCCACTCTGGCCCGGGCAATGGTCGATCTGCGCGAGTTCGAGCAGGCCGAGGCGCTGCTTGGGCGGGTGCTCGATGATGCGCAGAACCATCTCGGCGGCGATTACCCGGCCGTGCAGGATGCGCGCTTCACCTACGCCGATCTGCTCAACCAGAGCGGGCGGCCCGAGGAGGCGGAGGAGGAGTTCAAGCGGCTGCTGGCCGATCGAATCGCCGTGTATGGTGCGGACGATGCGCGCACGCTGCGCGTGAAGGGGGAACTGGCATTCATCCTGGATGATGCGGGCAAGGACGAAGAGGCGCTGGCCATGTACTCCGATGTCGCCGCCGCCACGAAAGCGTCCCTGGGGGAGGATGATCCCGAGACGATCTTTGCCGGCAACAACCTGGCCGCATTCTTCCGCAGCCGCCAGCGCTACGCAGAGGCCGAGCCGATCTACGCGCAGGTGGTGTTGGCGGCGGACCGCGTCCTGCCCGAAGACCTCTGGAGGCGGTGGTTCATCCACGGCCGCTACGGCATGTGCCTGCTGAGCATGGGTCAGACGCAGCGCGCCGAGGCGGAACTGCTGCTGGCCAGCACGGGACTCGAAAACACCATCGGCGTCGACAAAGCCCCGACGCAGGAGGCCATCGCCCGACTCGTCGATTGCTACGAAGCGCTGAATCGGCCCGAAGATGCGGCGCGGTTTCGCAGCAAACTCCAATCAAGACCGTGA
- a CDS encoding PQQ-dependent sugar dehydrogenase has translation MYRKSIHRAMASAVACLGVTAALLTGSQAQAQTLAVEQVASGLSGALYLTSPPGDTHRLFVLQQNTGQIRIIKDGNVLTTPFLDVRTRISTGGERGLLGLAFHPDYDSNGYFFINYTNTSGNTVVARYEVTGDPDVADFNSEAIVLTVTQPYSNHNGGCLQFSPMDGYLYIGMGDGGSANDPGNRAQNGQELLGKILRINVDQLPYTIPADNPFVNDPAVRDEIWAIGMRNPWRFSFDRITGDMYLGDVGQGSNEEVDFELAGDGGQNYGWRCMEGTRCTGLSGCTCNAPTLTLPIYEYLHSGGRCSITGGYNYRGQSIPLLDNTYFFADYCSRNIYSFNYDGQQVTNFTDRTSELGGGSISSIASFGEDANGELYILSLGGTINKIVTKMKLEATDLIAGQRATLRVTNATPNGNVYFAYSLAGTGQTPIPPLNITVALQSPVLAGRVQANGSGVAILSRTVPSGTSGQRVWLQAGEQGETTNVITTVIQ, from the coding sequence ATGTACCGCAAGTCCATTCACCGCGCGATGGCGTCTGCCGTCGCGTGTCTTGGCGTCACCGCTGCTTTGCTCACCGGTTCCCAAGCCCAGGCCCAGACGCTCGCGGTCGAGCAGGTCGCCAGCGGCCTGTCAGGCGCCCTGTACCTCACCTCGCCCCCGGGCGACACGCATCGCCTGTTCGTTCTCCAGCAGAACACCGGGCAGATTCGCATCATCAAAGACGGCAACGTGCTGACCACGCCCTTCCTCGACGTGCGCACCCGCATCAGCACCGGCGGCGAGCGCGGTCTGCTGGGTTTGGCGTTTCATCCCGACTACGACAGCAACGGCTACTTCTTCATCAACTACACGAACACTTCGGGCAACACGGTCGTCGCCCGTTACGAAGTCACGGGCGATCCCGATGTGGCGGACTTCAACTCCGAGGCGATCGTTTTGACCGTCACCCAGCCGTACTCGAACCACAACGGCGGGTGTCTGCAGTTCTCGCCGATGGATGGATACCTCTACATCGGCATGGGTGATGGCGGCAGCGCCAACGACCCGGGTAACCGCGCCCAGAACGGCCAGGAACTGCTGGGCAAGATCCTTCGCATCAACGTCGATCAACTCCCCTACACGATTCCCGCCGACAACCCGTTCGTGAACGACCCGGCGGTCCGCGATGAGATCTGGGCCATCGGGATGCGCAATCCGTGGCGGTTCAGTTTCGACCGCATCACCGGCGACATGTACCTCGGCGACGTGGGACAGGGCTCCAACGAGGAAGTCGATTTCGAGCTTGCCGGCGACGGGGGCCAGAACTACGGCTGGCGCTGCATGGAAGGCACGCGCTGCACCGGCTTGAGCGGCTGCACCTGCAACGCGCCCACTCTCACGCTGCCCATCTACGAATACCTGCACTCCGGCGGCCGCTGTTCGATCACCGGCGGTTACAACTACCGCGGGCAGTCCATCCCGCTGCTCGACAACACCTACTTCTTCGCCGACTACTGCAGTCGCAACATCTACTCGTTCAACTATGACGGCCAGCAGGTGACCAACTTTACCGACCGCACCTCCGAACTCGGCGGCGGCTCGATCAGCTCCATCGCATCGTTCGGTGAGGACGCCAACGGCGAACTCTACATCCTCAGCCTCGGCGGCACGATCAACAAGATCGTGACGAAGATGAAGCTCGAGGCGACCGACCTCATCGCCGGGCAGCGCGCGACGCTTCGCGTCACCAACGCCACTCCCAACGGCAACGTCTACTTCGCCTACAGCCTTGCCGGAACCGGGCAGACGCCCATCCCGCCGCTCAACATCACCGTCGCGCTGCAGAGCCCGGTGCTGGCCGGCCGCGTGCAGGCCAACGGCTCGGGCGTGGCGATTCTCAGCCGCACGGTGCCCAGCGGCACCTCCGGCCAGCGGGTCTGGCTGCAGGCCGGCGAGCAGGGCGAAACGACCAACGTGATCACTACGGTCATCCAGTAA